Within Limisalsivibrio acetivorans, the genomic segment GGCTCGCCGTAGTCGCTCTTCACAACACCCAGACTCGGGACAAGGGTGGTGAAGGGGTAGTCCGCAACCTTCGGCCTCGCCGCAGAAACTGTGGAGATGAAGGTGGACTTGCCGGCGTTGGGCATCCCTATAATACCGACATCTGCGATGAGCTTGAGTTCAAGACGAAGCAGCCTTTTTTCACCGTCATTCCCCGGTTCGCACTGCCTCGGTGCTCTATGGGTGGGGCTCACAAAGGCTGTATTTCCGCGCCCCCCTCGTCCACCTTTGGCAACGATAACCTGCTCACCCTTCTGGGTTACATCGGCAACCAGGTCGTTCGTTTCAACATCGTAAACAAGGGTCCCTACGGGAACCTTTATTATAAGATCCTCACCGGCTCGGCCGTTCATGTCCTTACCCTTGCCGTGGATCCCTCTTTCAGCCTGATACTGGGCTCTGTAACTCAGATCAAGGAGGGTATGACGGGAATCGTCACCCTCAAGGACAACGTTTCCGCCCCTTCCACCGTTTCCTCCGTCCGGGCCCCCTCTGGGCACAAACTTTTCACGGCGGAAGCTCATACATCCGTTCCCCCCTGCACCTGCACGCACATCGATCTTAACACTATCAACAAATTTCATCGTATATTCACATCCATATCTTTATCCGCTGTTATCTCAAAGGTAACCTCGTACCTTTTGGTCTCCCCTGCTTCCAGGGGTGCGGTGAACTCTATCCTGCCATCATCATCGGGAACTGCATCGGTTCCGGAGATGCTTATATTCCGTACCGATACCCTGTCGTCAGCAGAAACAGGAACACGGTCTATTACCACAACTTCCTTATTATCGGAAGATGTGTTTGA encodes:
- the obgE gene encoding GTPase ObgE; amino-acid sequence: MKFVDSVKIDVRAGAGGNGCMSFRREKFVPRGGPDGGNGGRGGNVVLEGDDSRHTLLDLSYRAQYQAERGIHGKGKDMNGRAGEDLIIKVPVGTLVYDVETNDLVADVTQKGEQVIVAKGGRGGRGNTAFVSPTHRAPRQCEPGNDGEKRLLRLELKLIADVGIIGMPNAGKSTFISTVSAARPKVADYPFTTLVPSLGVVKSDYGEPFVLADMPGLIEGAHEGVGLGTRFLRHIERTRVLLHFVDASDEVSMKERYDTIQNELSRYGKGIADKRKLVAATKIDSAHPENLEEFEAYMDELGIKLFKVSSVAGNGVKELTDAIAGIIKETGRAEELENEESL